One genomic segment of Sminthopsis crassicaudata isolate SCR6 chromosome 4, ASM4859323v1, whole genome shotgun sequence includes these proteins:
- the KIF2B gene encoding kinesin-like protein KIF2B, whose amino-acid sequence MTQTLPAPLKHPCDSSTWADVFQPSITASQISFHVLPGSTSLKRMSPHFGSIHIGISLNIRRSDGRVHPAVVASVNKNNNSVTVEWVEKGTNKGKKVDLASVFLLNPGLATSESSLPLSALYSSKGDKSLANHWVVRPQKKETASGDNVVTFSEPILVKQRKSHCLREIEKLQKQREKRRQQLLEFQAKKALNVNVVSPNYETMCMIQEYRRQMDYSKMLTSETTDYHRICVCVRKRPLNQQEALLKDLDIITIPTRNVVMVHESKQKVDLTRYLEHHTFRFDHAFDDTASNEFVYRFTAQPLVENIFHKGMATCFAYGQTGSGKTHTMGGDSSGRNQDCSKGIYALVAEDVFLMLKKPTYEKLDLKVYGTFFEIYGGKVYDLLNWKKKLKVLEDAKQQIQVLGLQEQEVCCVEDVLNLIELGSSYRTSGQTSVNAHSSRSHAVFQIILKRKGKLHGKFSLIDLAGNERGADTCRTSRQRQLEGAEINKSLLALKECIRALGQNKSHTPFRASKLTQVLRDSFIGQNSSTCMIATISPGLSSCENTLNTLRYANRVKELTLDARLLSYLHPIGHQESRLLDKHIVKPAGNQEKSDYKIFLQSEEEEEGNEEQVASSKSDKKNSIPYNESSHWLRAFLEMADGISYDVYFCAAQLESILEQKIVSLKEIQGRVKLFRESLQKVKPGN is encoded by the coding sequence ATGACTCAGACCCTGCCTGCTCCACTTAAGCATCCCTGTGACAGTTCGACCTGGGCTGACGTCTTTCAGCCATCCATCACGGCCAGCCAGATCTCTTTCCATGTTTTACCTGGCTCTACCTCTCTGAAACGCATGAGTCCGCACTTTGGATCCATTCACATCGGTATTTCCTTAAACATCCGGAGGAGTGACGGGAGGGTCCACCCTGCGGTCGTCGCTTCGgtcaacaagaacaacaacagtGTGACAGTGGAGTGGGTAGAGAAGGGCACCAACAAGGGCAAGAAGGTCGATCTAGCCTCAGTGTTCTTGTTGAACCCAGGATTGGCCACTTCAGAATCATCGCTGCCCTTGTCCGCGCTCTATTCCTCCAAGGGAGACAAGAGCTTGGCAAACCACTGGGTGGTGCGTCCACAGAAGAAGGAGACCGCTTCTGGGGACAACGTGGTGACCTTCAGTGAGCCTATCTTGGTCAAGCAGAGGAAATCACATTGCCTACGGGAGATTGAGAAACTACAGAAGCAGAGGGAGAAGCGAAGGCAGCAGCTGCTGGAATTTCAGGCCAAGAAAGCCTTAAATGTCAATGTGGTTAGTCCCAACTACGAGACCATGTGTATGATTCAGGAATACCGTAGGCAAATGGATTACTCCAAGATGCTTACCTCGGAAACTACAGACTACCACCGAATCTGCGTCTGTGTACGCAAAAGGCCACTCAATCAGCAAGAAGCCTTGTTGAAAGACTTGGACATCATTACCATCCCCACCAGGAACGTGGTCATGGTGCATGAGTCCAAGCAGAAGGTGGATCTAACTCGCTATCTTGAACATCACACGTTCCGATTTGACCATGCGTTCGATGACACTGCCTCCAATGAGTTTGTGTACCGATTCACTGCTCAGCCGCTGGTGGAGAACATCTTCCATAAGGGTATGGCCACTTGCTTTGCCTATGGTCAGACGGGCAGTGGGAAAACTCACACTATGGGAGGGGACAGTTCTGGCAGAAACCAGGACTGCTCCAAAGGCATCTATGCTTTAGTGGCTGAAGATGTCTTCTTAATGCTCAAGAAGCCCACTTATGAGAAATTGGACTTGAAGGTCTATGGgacattttttgaaatttatgGGGGCAAAGTCTATGATTTACTGAATTGGAAGAAGAAACTCAAGGTCCTTGAGGATGCCAAGCAACAAATCCAGGTTTTGGGACTTCAGGAACAGGAAGTGTGCTGTGTAGAAGATGTGTTGAATCTCATTGAGCTAGGCAGTAGTTACAGGACTTCAGGTCAGACATCTGTCAATGCTCACTCTTCTCGGAGTCACGCAGTGTTTCAGATCATCCttaagaggaaagggaaactaCATGGAAAGTTTTCCCTCATTGACCTAGCTGGCAATGAAAGGGGAGCAGACACCTGCAGAACCAGCAGACAAAGGCAGCTAGAAGGGGCAGAGATAAACAAAAGCCTCTTGGCACTCAAAGAGTGTATAAGGGCATTGGGACAAAATAAGTCTCATACCCCATTCAGAGCCAGTAAACTGACACAGGTGCTTAGGGACTCATTTATAGGCCAGAACTCCTCCACTTGTATGATTGCTACAATCTCTCCAGGGCTGAGTTCTTGTGAAAACACACTCAATACTTTAAGATATGCAAACAGAGTGAAGGAATTAACTCTTGATGCTAGGCTCTTAAGCTATCTCCATCCAATTGGGCACCAGGAATCAAGGCTACTAGATAAGCATATTGTAAAGCCTGCAGGGAACCAGGAGAAGagtgattataaaatatttttacagagtgaggaagaagaggagggaaatgaAGAACAGGTGGCATCTtcaaaatcagacaaaaaaaattcaataccaTACAATGAATCCAGTCATTGGCTCAGAGCTTTTTTAGAGATGGCAGATGGAATTAGCTATGATGTATATTTCTGTGCTGCCCAGTTAGAGTCCATCCTGGAGCAGAAAATTGTTTCTCTGAAAGAAATCCAAGGAAGGGTGAAATTATTTCGGGAAAGCCTCCAGAAGGTAAAGCCTGGCAATTGA